In the Rhizobium favelukesii genome, one interval contains:
- the trbI gene encoding IncP-type conjugal transfer protein TrbI codes for MVQSLQLGTSSQAADQNGMRRLNRLPIIVAIIVIVLFVGVVVIGLSLRGLSFNRGDIESASNSPATSFGDQFKRGVTDAIIGEPDKQEVFQPTPVVVEKTEKQEPIVARQPVERQDHRQGLEPEEEWKARLKREQDEQYLREAQRQRMARLQARATALDSPLEVDFSDVEEAANSTNDAGRQPTKIATNGASDLYAAAMKSGLMGQNVDQNGQTSKEDFFNQDIKDLGYLPNQVVPPMSPNELKRGSVIPATLITGLNSDLPGPITAQVSQNVYDSATGYGLLIPQGAKLFGRYDSKVSFGQERVLVVWTDLIFPNGSALQIGGMAGTDAEGYGGFRDKVDRHLWRTFGSAALVAIIGTGIDMSMPESSTLATQDTASDAGRRNFAESFGRVAEQTISKNLNVQPTIRIRPGYKFNVLVDQDIVFPSTYRDR; via the coding sequence ATGGTCCAATCGCTTCAGCTTGGCACGTCCAGCCAGGCCGCCGATCAGAATGGCATGCGCCGGCTCAACCGCCTGCCGATCATCGTTGCCATCATTGTCATCGTGCTCTTCGTCGGGGTCGTGGTGATTGGTCTTTCGCTGCGCGGGCTGTCTTTCAATCGTGGCGACATCGAGAGTGCTTCCAACAGCCCTGCGACCAGTTTCGGCGACCAGTTCAAGCGGGGTGTAACGGATGCCATTATCGGTGAGCCAGATAAACAGGAGGTGTTTCAACCGACACCTGTCGTGGTGGAGAAAACGGAAAAGCAGGAACCGATCGTCGCGCGCCAACCGGTGGAGCGACAAGACCATCGACAAGGTCTCGAGCCAGAAGAAGAATGGAAGGCTCGCCTGAAGCGAGAGCAGGATGAACAATACCTGCGGGAGGCCCAGCGCCAACGGATGGCGCGTCTCCAGGCCCGCGCTACCGCGCTCGATTCGCCGCTGGAGGTAGACTTCTCCGACGTCGAGGAGGCCGCAAACTCCACCAACGACGCCGGCCGTCAGCCGACAAAAATCGCGACAAACGGTGCGTCAGACCTTTATGCCGCGGCTATGAAATCGGGCCTGATGGGCCAGAACGTCGATCAGAACGGGCAGACGTCGAAGGAGGACTTCTTCAATCAGGACATCAAGGATCTCGGCTACCTGCCAAACCAGGTGGTGCCGCCGATGTCACCCAATGAATTGAAGCGCGGCTCAGTCATTCCCGCCACCTTGATCACTGGCCTCAATTCCGATCTGCCAGGGCCCATTACCGCTCAGGTCAGCCAGAATGTCTACGATAGCGCAACTGGCTACGGTCTTCTCATCCCGCAGGGCGCAAAGCTGTTCGGCCGCTACGATTCCAAGGTCTCATTCGGACAGGAACGCGTTCTCGTCGTCTGGACCGACCTCATTTTTCCGAATGGGTCTGCGCTGCAGATCGGCGGCATGGCCGGCACGGACGCCGAAGGATATGGGGGCTTCCGGGACAAGGTCGACCGCCATCTCTGGAGGACCTTCGGTTCCGCAGCGCTCGTGGCAATCATCGGGACCGGGATCGATATGTCGATGCCCGAGAGTTCGACGCTGGCGACGCAGGACACCGCCTCGGATGCAGGACGGCGGAATTTTGCCGAAAGCTTTGGTCGAGTCGCGGAACAGACGATATCGAAGAACCTGAACGTGCAGCCGACGATCCGTATCCGTCCGGGCTACAAGTTTAATGTGCTGGTCGACCAAGACATCGTTTTCCCGTCTACCTATCGCGACCGCTAA
- a CDS encoding autoinducer binding domain-containing protein, whose amino-acid sequence MDGDLRSLIDMAEAAHDERMIKGALKTFANACGFERFAYLQTEGLEIRTFNSYPEEWQGVYLESQYSRIDPVVTEAKRRMEMFSWTADDWPARGTSELRRFRDQAIDHGIRSGVTIPVEGSFGSTMMLTFASSAQTADVSKLQDAQKAIRAVLAIHYRLKIIAAATIVAPKRLLSPREAMCLMWAAKGKSAPETAMLTGINPRTVQHYLDKAREKLEAATVAQLVAIAKDHGLV is encoded by the coding sequence GTGGACGGTGACCTTCGCTCTCTCATCGATATGGCAGAAGCCGCGCACGATGAACGTATGATCAAAGGTGCTCTGAAGACATTTGCCAACGCATGTGGGTTCGAGCGTTTTGCGTATCTGCAGACTGAGGGATTGGAAATTCGCACATTCAACTCCTATCCGGAGGAATGGCAGGGCGTTTATCTCGAAAGCCAGTATTCCCGCATCGACCCGGTCGTCACGGAAGCCAAGCGTCGCATGGAAATGTTTTCCTGGACGGCCGATGATTGGCCCGCTCGTGGGACTTCCGAACTCAGGCGCTTTCGGGACCAGGCGATCGATCACGGCATTCGGAGTGGGGTGACGATACCCGTCGAAGGAAGTTTCGGCTCCACGATGATGCTGACGTTTGCATCCTCAGCGCAGACGGCTGACGTTTCAAAACTGCAGGATGCGCAAAAAGCGATCCGGGCGGTTCTGGCCATCCATTACCGCCTGAAGATCATCGCTGCGGCGACGATTGTCGCTCCGAAACGGTTGCTTTCACCAAGAGAAGCAATGTGCCTCATGTGGGCGGCAAAAGGCAAAAGCGCTCCGGAAACCGCAATGTTGACGGGGATCAACCCGAGGACAGTGCAGCACTACCTCGATAAAGCGCGCGAAAAGCTTGAAGCAGCAACCGTTGCGCAACTTGTCGCGATCGCCAAAGACCATGGTCTGGTA